From a single Collimonas pratensis genomic region:
- a CDS encoding trimeric intracellular cation channel family protein, with protein MYKIKLKAETIVVAADLVGTLVFAIEGALSAMRGGLDLLGVMVISFVAALGGGVIRDLLIGATPPNAIRDWRYPVLTFLAGFFTFVFHSTVQAFPPEWMLVLDAAGLALFAVAGVEKAMLFGIRPFIAMLMGTVTAVGGGVVRDILLSRVPAVLQVDIYATAAFFGALVVLAARRLGLSPGAAAFVGGAACFTLRMVAVTRGWHLPRA; from the coding sequence ATGTACAAAATCAAGCTCAAGGCGGAAACCATCGTCGTCGCCGCCGACCTGGTCGGCACCTTGGTGTTCGCCATCGAAGGCGCGCTGAGCGCGATGCGTGGCGGCCTCGACCTGCTGGGCGTGATGGTGATTTCCTTCGTCGCTGCCTTGGGCGGCGGCGTCATCCGCGACCTGCTAATAGGCGCCACGCCGCCAAATGCGATCCGCGACTGGCGCTATCCGGTGCTGACTTTCCTGGCCGGCTTCTTTACCTTTGTATTTCATTCGACGGTACAGGCATTTCCACCGGAATGGATGCTGGTGCTGGACGCCGCCGGCCTGGCGCTGTTTGCCGTCGCCGGGGTAGAGAAAGCCATGCTGTTCGGCATCCGGCCGTTTATCGCCATGCTGATGGGAACCGTCACCGCGGTAGGCGGCGGCGTAGTGCGGGACATCCTGTTGTCGCGCGTGCCTGCGGTGCTGCAAGTGGATATCTACGCCACGGCAGCCTTCTTTGGCGCGCTGGTGGTGCTGGCTGCGCGCCGCCTCGGCTTGTCGCCTGGCGCCGCGGCATTCGTTGGCGGAGCAGCTTGCTTTACGCTGCGCATGGTGGCGGTGACGCGCGGCTGGCATCTGCCGCGCGCCTAG
- a CDS encoding ABC transporter ATP-binding protein, which translates to MDSSNLNKQDSAQPLLRVRDLRVSFRSDKKTMVETVKGISFDIPHNTTVALVGESGSGKSVSSLAVMGLLPKDNSSIAPTSVIEFEGRNLLAMSPDERRDMCGKEISMIFQEPMTSLNPVFTVGFQIAEVLQLHMGMNAKQARARAIALLEEVGIPSPATKIDAYPSQMSGGQQQRVMIAMAIACEPKLLIADEPTTALDVTIQKQIIDLIEALRKRHKMSVLFITHDLALVGEIADEVIVMRHGEVREKGDVRQIFEAPQDPYTKALLMCRPSLDTRPWRLPVISDYMNNGVNGGSGAELDLRERTRGCSGQEDTLLDVRNLGKSFYFREGLFGRKEFKAVQDVSFKLARGKTLGVVGESGSGKTTVGLTLMRLHQATAGQALFEGKDIIGMSNKDFMAYKRRIQIIFQNPYASLNPRFTIGQILLEPMRIHQIGSDDNERTEMAMQLLQKVGLPQQAYHRYPHEFSGGQRQRIAIARCLTLRPEILVCDESVSALDVSVQAQVLNLLQDLQEEFGMSYIFISHDLSVVKYLADQVMVMHQGKVVELANSDELYHNPTHAYTRQLLSAIPRGLQN; encoded by the coding sequence ATGGATTCCAGTAACCTCAACAAACAAGACAGCGCACAGCCTTTACTGCGCGTGCGTGACCTGCGCGTCAGTTTCCGCAGCGATAAAAAAACCATGGTGGAGACCGTCAAGGGCATTTCCTTCGACATTCCGCACAACACAACCGTAGCCCTGGTGGGCGAATCCGGCAGCGGCAAATCGGTCAGTTCGCTGGCCGTGATGGGCCTGCTGCCGAAGGACAATTCCAGCATCGCGCCTACCAGCGTGATCGAGTTCGAAGGCCGCAACCTGCTGGCGATGTCGCCGGACGAGCGGCGCGACATGTGCGGCAAGGAAATCTCGATGATTTTCCAGGAGCCGATGACTTCGCTTAACCCAGTCTTCACGGTCGGCTTCCAGATCGCCGAAGTACTGCAGCTGCACATGGGCATGAACGCCAAGCAGGCGCGGGCCCGCGCCATTGCCCTGCTGGAGGAAGTCGGGATTCCTTCGCCGGCCACCAAGATCGACGCCTATCCAAGCCAGATGTCGGGCGGCCAGCAGCAACGCGTGATGATCGCCATGGCGATTGCCTGCGAACCGAAACTGCTGATTGCCGATGAACCGACCACTGCGCTGGACGTCACCATCCAGAAACAGATCATCGATCTCATTGAAGCGCTGCGCAAGCGCCACAAGATGTCGGTGCTGTTCATCACCCATGACCTGGCGCTGGTCGGTGAAATCGCCGACGAAGTGATCGTCATGCGACATGGCGAAGTGCGGGAAAAGGGCGATGTCCGGCAAATCTTTGAAGCGCCGCAAGATCCTTATACCAAAGCGCTGCTGATGTGCCGCCCTTCCCTCGATACCCGTCCATGGCGATTGCCGGTGATCAGCGACTATATGAACAACGGCGTGAACGGCGGCAGCGGCGCCGAGCTCGACCTGCGCGAACGCACACGCGGCTGCAGCGGCCAGGAAGACACCTTGCTGGACGTGCGCAACCTGGGCAAGAGCTTCTATTTCCGCGAAGGCCTGTTCGGCCGCAAGGAATTCAAGGCGGTGCAGGATGTCTCCTTCAAGCTGGCGCGCGGCAAGACCCTTGGTGTGGTGGGCGAATCCGGCTCCGGCAAGACCACGGTCGGCCTGACCCTGATGCGTTTGCACCAGGCTACCGCCGGCCAGGCGCTGTTCGAAGGCAAGGACATCATCGGCATGTCCAACAAGGATTTCATGGCCTACAAGCGCCGTATCCAGATCATCTTCCAGAACCCGTACGCCTCGCTCAATCCGCGCTTCACCATCGGCCAGATCCTGCTGGAACCGATGCGCATCCACCAGATCGGCAGCGACGACAACGAGCGCACCGAAATGGCGATGCAGCTGCTGCAAAAAGTCGGCTTACCGCAGCAGGCCTACCACCGCTATCCGCATGAATTCTCCGGCGGCCAGCGGCAGCGCATCGCGATTGCACGCTGCCTGACCCTGCGCCCGGAAATCCTGGTGTGCGACGAGTCGGTGTCGGCGCTGGACGTCTCGGTGCAAGCGCAGGTGCTGAACTTGCTGCAAGACTTGCAGGAAGAGTTCGGCATGAGCTACATTTTCATCTCGCATGATCTGTCGGTAGTCAAATACCTGGCCGACCAGGTGATGGTGATGCATCAGGGTAAGGTGGTGGAACTGGCCAATTCGGACGAGCTGTACCACAACCCGACGCATGCCTACACGCGCCAGTTGCTGAGCGCGATTCCACGTGGCCTGCAGAACTAA
- a CDS encoding ABC transporter permease: MTQSIHSAPTQAAPANTVALNAAAQTHSPGLWALAWRRLRADRVAMAAMAVVGLYLIMLAMSASGLIASDWSKEVGVNYAPPTFLGAQTDAERGFADNDAAVEAAPPENPVDPLRDILRDLRKNGTAAAPPPVIANDYGIADPLATEMAEIRAELAKKGSSATLIRKQTLPFGADKWGHDIIKKTIKGAETSIIVGLVSALLAVALGTIFGAVSGYFGGWIDDAFNWFYSIFTSIPYLLLILAVAAVLQQKGVTAIVLILGLTGWTGTYRLIRAEYMKHKSREYVMAADAIGASHWSKMFGHIFPNVSHVSLVQLSISVVGFIKSEVILSFLGFGVPVGVVSWGSMLNEAQNELILGKWWQLAAASIAMAILVTAFSLFTDALRDALDPKLK, encoded by the coding sequence ATGACTCAAAGTATACATTCGGCCCCTACCCAAGCGGCGCCGGCAAACACAGTAGCACTCAACGCTGCTGCGCAGACTCACTCCCCAGGCCTGTGGGCGCTGGCCTGGCGCCGCCTGCGCGCTGACCGCGTGGCGATGGCGGCGATGGCCGTGGTCGGCCTCTACCTGATCATGCTGGCCATGTCCGCCAGCGGCCTGATCGCTAGCGACTGGTCGAAGGAAGTCGGCGTCAACTATGCACCGCCGACTTTCCTCGGCGCGCAAACCGACGCCGAACGCGGCTTCGCCGACAACGATGCAGCGGTGGAAGCAGCGCCGCCGGAAAATCCGGTGGATCCGCTGCGCGACATCCTGCGTGACCTGCGCAAGAACGGCACCGCGGCAGCACCGCCGCCGGTGATCGCCAACGACTACGGCATCGCCGATCCGCTGGCCACCGAAATGGCGGAAATCCGCGCCGAGCTGGCTAAGAAAGGCAGCAGCGCCACCTTGATCCGCAAGCAGACGCTGCCGTTCGGCGCCGACAAGTGGGGTCACGACATTATCAAGAAAACCATCAAGGGCGCGGAAACCTCGATCATCGTCGGCCTGGTCTCGGCCTTGCTGGCGGTGGCGCTCGGCACCATCTTCGGCGCAGTCTCCGGTTACTTCGGCGGCTGGATCGACGATGCCTTCAACTGGTTCTACAGCATCTTCACTTCCATTCCCTATCTGCTTCTGATCCTGGCGGTGGCCGCGGTGCTGCAGCAAAAAGGCGTGACGGCGATCGTGCTGATTCTCGGCCTGACCGGCTGGACCGGCACCTACCGCCTGATCCGTGCTGAATACATGAAGCACAAGTCGCGTGAATATGTGATGGCAGCGGACGCTATCGGCGCCAGCCACTGGAGCAAGATGTTCGGCCATATTTTCCCTAATGTCAGCCACGTCTCGCTGGTGCAGCTGTCGATCTCGGTGGTCGGCTTCATCAAGTCGGAAGTGATCTTGAGCTTCCTCGGTTTCGGCGTGCCGGTCGGCGTCGTCTCCTGGGGCAGCATGCTGAACGAAGCGCAAAACGAATTAATTCTGGGTAAGTGGTGGCAACTGGCGGCTGCGAGTATCGCCATGGCGATCCTGGTGACGGCGTTCTCGCTGTTCACCGATGCGCTGCGCGACGCCCTCGATCCGAAGCTGAAATAG
- a CDS encoding ABC transporter permease codes for MTAYILRRLWQMLPTMLGVIVLVFFLFNWVGGDPAYILAGKMSNPQQIANIRTQLGIDQPYYIQLWIFIKQIVTFNFGTSWSTGESVANVILTRLGPSMTVLIPLTILETLIAVALALAVAFVRGSKTDRAVMVACTVGMSISILVYIILFQYWFAYKLGMFPVQGWGNSFWENLFHYSALPILIMLAVSIAPSLRLYRTFVLDEVNQDYVRTARAKGVKERRILWVHVLRNAAIPIITNVMSNLPALLIGAFLIERFFSIPGIGREVILAVERSDFPVIKAITIYVAAATMIFNLLTDLLYQAVDPRVQLK; via the coding sequence ATGACCGCTTATATCCTGCGCCGACTCTGGCAAATGCTGCCGACCATGCTCGGCGTCATCGTACTGGTATTTTTCCTGTTCAACTGGGTCGGGGGCGACCCGGCCTACATCCTGGCAGGGAAGATGTCGAACCCGCAACAGATCGCCAACATCCGCACCCAGCTCGGCATCGACCAGCCTTACTACATCCAGCTGTGGATCTTCATCAAGCAGATCGTCACCTTCAACTTCGGCACCAGCTGGAGCACTGGAGAATCGGTCGCCAACGTGATCCTGACCCGTCTTGGCCCGTCCATGACCGTGCTGATCCCGCTGACCATCCTGGAAACCCTGATCGCCGTGGCGCTGGCGCTGGCCGTGGCATTCGTGCGCGGCTCCAAGACTGACCGCGCGGTGATGGTGGCTTGTACTGTCGGCATGTCGATCAGTATCCTGGTCTACATCATCCTGTTCCAATACTGGTTCGCCTACAAGCTGGGCATGTTCCCGGTGCAGGGTTGGGGCAACAGCTTCTGGGAAAACCTGTTCCACTACTCGGCCCTGCCGATCCTGATCATGCTGGCGGTGAGTATCGCTCCCAGCTTGCGCCTGTACCGTACTTTCGTGCTGGATGAAGTCAACCAGGACTACGTCCGCACCGCACGCGCCAAGGGCGTCAAGGAACGCCGCATCCTGTGGGTGCACGTATTGCGCAATGCTGCCATCCCGATCATCACCAACGTCATGTCGAACCTGCCAGCCCTGCTGATCGGCGCCTTCCTGATCGAGCGCTTCTTCTCGATTCCAGGCATCGGCCGCGAAGTGATCCTGGCAGTCGAACGCAGCGATTTCCCGGTGATCAAGGCGATCACGATCTATGTCGCCGCCGCCACCATGATATTCAACCTGTTGACTGACTTGCTGTACCAAGCTGTCGACCCACGCGTTCAACTGAAGTAG
- a CDS encoding M3 family metallopeptidase has protein sequence MKTSSLFLPVTTAFFTLMMNQAVAQGAQRPLIPLLQADQIPTLCSNTLDGLRKRVTMLEKLPPAHAKDSKKVLTEWNDLQIALEDLQGPVDILNNVSPDAKVRSTTEACLIETNKFATDLLQSEKLYARFKAIQPTDPIEQKLRQDILYSFDDTGVSLPPEKRARMKEILDKLGELSQEFARNIRDNNQKLTFTPAELQGMPAAYLARAKRDDKGNYLLGFEYPDYKPFMESADNADARRRYQIAFANHGTPKNLEILKQAMDLRHEMAGLFGLPSYADLVTRRRMVKNPQTVEKFLTEVQTAVTQLEQKEIEELRVFKSETLKTPLAETKLDRWDSEYWQQKIKQARYNVDQEALRKYFSSEAAVPWILHVSGTLYGVEFKRVEVPVWDPEVQYYDVIDSKSKERIAGIYLDLYPREGKYGHAAAWGTRGVSTLAQRTPISTLVTNLDRNGLNSDELETLVHEFGHVLHGVLSHTKYVAQAGTNVELDFVEAPSQMYEEWARRKESLTLLAGFCKTACPTIDDALLGRLTAAHNYGRGIRYARQLLYASYDMTIHNDQAAKEQPLAVWQQMEGATPLGYVPGTEFPGQFGHLMGGYAAGYYGYMWSEVLALDMLSRYNGKLMNPEVGHLYRKDILSRGAEKPAGEMVSTFLGREPNSKAFFDEISGQRLH, from the coding sequence ATGAAAACATCGTCACTTTTCTTGCCGGTCACCACAGCGTTTTTCACGCTGATGATGAACCAGGCAGTCGCGCAAGGCGCACAGCGGCCCCTGATCCCGCTGCTGCAGGCGGACCAGATCCCCACTCTCTGCAGCAACACCCTGGATGGCCTGCGCAAGCGCGTCACCATGCTGGAGAAACTGCCGCCGGCCCATGCCAAAGACAGCAAGAAAGTGCTGACCGAGTGGAACGACCTGCAAATCGCGCTGGAAGACCTGCAAGGCCCGGTCGACATCCTCAACAACGTTTCGCCTGACGCAAAAGTCCGCAGCACCACCGAAGCCTGCCTGATCGAAACCAACAAGTTCGCCACCGACCTGCTGCAAAGCGAAAAGCTGTATGCCCGCTTCAAGGCTATCCAGCCGACCGACCCGATCGAACAGAAGCTACGCCAGGACATCCTGTACAGCTTTGACGACACCGGCGTTTCCCTGCCGCCTGAAAAGCGCGCCCGCATGAAGGAAATCCTCGACAAGCTGGGCGAGCTGAGCCAGGAGTTCGCGCGCAACATCCGCGACAACAACCAGAAACTGACTTTCACGCCAGCCGAACTGCAAGGCATGCCAGCCGCTTACCTGGCCCGCGCCAAGCGCGACGACAAGGGCAACTACCTGCTCGGCTTCGAGTATCCGGATTACAAGCCTTTCATGGAATCGGCGGATAACGCCGATGCGCGCCGCCGCTACCAGATCGCCTTCGCCAACCATGGCACGCCGAAGAACCTGGAAATCCTGAAACAAGCCATGGATCTACGCCATGAAATGGCTGGCCTGTTCGGCCTGCCTAGCTATGCCGACCTGGTGACCCGCCGCCGCATGGTCAAGAATCCGCAAACCGTGGAAAAATTCCTGACCGAAGTACAGACCGCGGTCACTCAGCTGGAACAAAAGGAAATCGAAGAACTGCGCGTGTTCAAATCGGAAACGCTGAAGACGCCGCTGGCCGAGACCAAGCTGGACCGCTGGGATTCGGAATACTGGCAACAGAAGATCAAGCAGGCGCGCTACAACGTCGACCAGGAAGCCCTGCGCAAGTACTTCTCTAGCGAAGCCGCGGTGCCTTGGATCCTGCATGTTTCCGGCACCCTCTACGGCGTCGAATTCAAGCGCGTCGAAGTCCCGGTCTGGGATCCTGAAGTCCAGTACTACGACGTCATCGACAGCAAGAGCAAAGAACGCATCGCCGGTATCTATCTCGACCTCTATCCGCGCGAAGGCAAATACGGCCACGCTGCTGCCTGGGGCACGCGCGGCGTCAGCACGCTGGCGCAGCGCACGCCGATCTCTACCCTGGTCACCAACCTCGACCGCAACGGCTTGAACAGCGACGAGCTGGAAACCCTGGTGCATGAATTCGGCCACGTGCTGCACGGCGTTCTCTCGCATACCAAATATGTCGCGCAAGCCGGCACCAATGTCGAACTCGACTTTGTCGAAGCGCCGTCGCAGATGTATGAAGAGTGGGCCCGCCGCAAAGAATCGCTGACCTTGCTGGCCGGCTTCTGCAAGACCGCCTGCCCGACCATCGACGACGCTCTGCTGGGCCGCCTGACCGCCGCCCACAACTACGGCCGCGGCATACGCTATGCGCGTCAGTTGCTGTACGCGAGCTACGACATGACCATCCACAACGACCAGGCTGCTAAAGAACAGCCGCTGGCAGTCTGGCAGCAGATGGAAGGCGCGACGCCGCTGGGCTACGTCCCGGGCACTGAATTCCCAGGCCAGTTCGGCCACCTGATGGGCGGCTACGCAGCCGGCTACTACGGCTACATGTGGTCGGAAGTGCTGGCGCTGGACATGCTGTCGCGCTATAACGGTAAGCTGATGAATCCGGAAGTCGGCCATCTGTATCGTAAAGACATCCTTTCCCGCGGCGCTGAAAAGCCGGCCGGCGAAATGGTCAGCACCTTCCTCGGCCGCGAGCCGAACAGCAAGGCATTCTTTGACGAAATTTCAGGCCAGCGCCTGCATTGA
- a CDS encoding ABC transporter substrate-binding protein, with translation MHASAAAAPTSPADPDKVLRFVFVAPETGFDPAVTRDLYSQLVNQSVFETLFAYEYLARPAKLMPSAAAALPEVSADGMTYTIHLKKGIYFADDPVFNGKKRELTMADFVYSWKRLFDPQLASPQTWLLEGKVVGLDEVATQAKKTGHFDYDANVPGFELLDRYTLRIHLKQPDFNLGMILAHQPTSAVAREVIEKYRDAQGTVMGHPVGTGPYILSQWIRGSRMVLTANPDFRGYTWDFQPSSDPGDAAIVAKMKGKRMPQIGRVEISVMVEDQSRLLAFEGDEVDITELQGPLAPQVMAGGKLKPEFVKRGVQLSRIVDPEISYFYWNMQDPVLGGMSKEKIALRRAIAMAHNVREEIKVVWNDEAIPLEYPIPPGVVGYDPDYKSSIQYEPEVANALLDKFGYKIGKDGYRNLPDGKPLTVRYSARADSNGQQQSEMWKKTYDTIHIRMVGDLKTFPDLLKAEKECQLQTRTAPWIADYPDGDNFMQLFYGPNVGQNNNGCVKIPEYDVLYAASQKLPAGPERDVLYHKMARILEVDSPSRIGYARYRNMIAQPRVIGYKKHPVMPTEWMYFDIEKRTK, from the coding sequence ATGCATGCATCGGCCGCGGCGGCGCCGACCTCGCCAGCTGATCCCGACAAGGTATTGCGCTTCGTCTTCGTGGCGCCGGAAACCGGTTTCGATCCGGCCGTCACGCGCGACTTGTATTCGCAACTGGTGAACCAGTCGGTATTTGAAACGCTGTTCGCCTACGAATACCTGGCGCGCCCGGCCAAGCTGATGCCTTCGGCAGCGGCGGCCTTGCCGGAAGTCAGCGCCGACGGCATGACATACACCATCCATCTGAAAAAAGGCATCTACTTTGCCGATGATCCGGTGTTCAACGGCAAGAAGCGCGAACTGACCATGGCCGATTTCGTCTATTCGTGGAAACGCCTGTTCGATCCGCAGCTGGCTTCGCCGCAAACCTGGCTGCTGGAAGGCAAAGTAGTCGGCCTCGACGAAGTTGCCACGCAAGCCAAGAAAACCGGCCATTTCGACTACGACGCCAATGTCCCCGGTTTCGAGCTGCTGGACCGCTATACCCTGCGCATCCACTTGAAACAACCCGATTTCAACCTCGGCATGATCCTGGCGCACCAGCCGACCAGCGCCGTGGCGCGTGAAGTCATCGAAAAATACCGCGATGCCCAGGGCACCGTGATGGGGCATCCGGTCGGTACCGGCCCCTACATCCTGAGCCAATGGATACGCGGCTCGCGCATGGTGTTGACCGCCAACCCGGATTTCCGCGGCTACACCTGGGATTTCCAGCCTAGCAGCGATCCTGGCGATGCCGCCATCGTGGCCAAGATGAAGGGCAAGCGCATGCCACAGATCGGCCGCGTCGAAATCAGCGTGATGGTGGAAGACCAGTCGCGCTTGCTGGCGTTCGAAGGCGACGAAGTCGACATCACTGAACTGCAGGGCCCGCTGGCTCCGCAAGTCATGGCCGGCGGCAAGCTGAAACCGGAATTCGTCAAGCGCGGCGTGCAATTGTCGCGCATCGTCGATCCTGAAATCAGCTATTTCTACTGGAATATGCAAGACCCGGTCTTGGGCGGCATGAGCAAGGAAAAGATCGCCCTGCGCCGCGCCATCGCCATGGCGCACAACGTGCGTGAAGAAATCAAGGTAGTCTGGAACGACGAAGCGATTCCGCTGGAATACCCGATCCCGCCAGGCGTGGTCGGCTACGATCCGGATTACAAGAGCAGCATCCAGTACGAACCGGAAGTCGCCAATGCCCTGCTCGACAAGTTCGGCTACAAGATCGGCAAGGATGGCTACCGCAACCTGCCGGACGGCAAGCCGCTGACAGTGCGCTATTCCGCCCGCGCCGACTCCAACGGCCAGCAGCAGTCGGAAATGTGGAAGAAGACCTACGACACCATCCACATCCGCATGGTCGGCGACCTGAAAACCTTCCCTGACCTGCTCAAGGCGGAAAAAGAGTGCCAGCTGCAGACCCGCACTGCGCCATGGATCGCCGACTATCCTGACGGCGACAACTTCATGCAGCTGTTCTACGGCCCGAACGTCGGCCAGAACAACAACGGCTGCGTCAAGATCCCCGAATACGATGTGCTGTACGCCGCCTCGCAAAAGCTGCCGGCCGGCCCGGAACGCGATGTCCTCTATCACAAGATGGCGCGCATCCTGGAAGTCGATTCGCCGTCGCGCATCGGCTACGCCCGCTACCGCAACATGATCGCGCAGCCGCGTGTGATCGGCTACAAGAAGCATCCGGTCATGCCGACCGAATGGATGTATTTCGATATCGAAAAACGCACTAAATAA
- a CDS encoding ABC transporter substrate-binding protein, whose product MHRKLSNLLGLKKVLIGQMLVVAAFAGSAGAATSTNPADPSKVIKMGFEAADDGFDMIRTANFYSGWVSEVIYETLLTYDYLARPAKLVPQTAEAMPEISEDGKTYTFHIKKGIYFSPDPAFKGVRRELTAEDYIYTFKRVLDPQSRSVHASFLAGKIVGLDDLAAQAQKSGHFNYDAPVAGLQAPDRYTLRVTLNAKDYNFLNIMAYSAFGAVAQEVISTYGAQSGQHPVGTGPYMLQTYVPRSKIVLVANPEYRGFTWDFKPSSDAIDKQIVKDMQGKRMPQVGRVEINIIEEEQSRWLAFQGKQIDFDKMPQLAAPTVLDGDKLKPEYAEQGIQLQRVVDAGVTYTVMNYKDPTIGGNSLDRIALRRAITMVYDNKQEVSILRNGQATKLEMFIPPGVVGYDPTYRNSVAYDPALANKLLDHFGYKRGADGYRTMPDGKPLLLKFTREQAVFYQEMSELWKRGLDKIGIRSEFIINNFADNLKAATQCKLMLWGAAWMADYPEGQNFMQLLYGPNVGQGNHGCYSSPTYDALYQKAIALPPGPERNQLYLQMNRQIEADSAVVVNTTRIRSWLARPWVKGFKKHPILHAEWQYIDVDKH is encoded by the coding sequence ATGCATCGTAAATTATCGAATCTGCTTGGCTTAAAAAAAGTATTGATAGGGCAAATGCTGGTGGTCGCGGCGTTTGCAGGCAGCGCCGGCGCTGCCACCAGCACCAATCCGGCCGACCCGTCGAAAGTGATCAAGATGGGCTTCGAAGCAGCCGACGACGGCTTCGACATGATCCGGACTGCGAATTTCTATTCCGGCTGGGTCAGCGAGGTCATCTACGAAACCCTGCTCACCTATGATTACTTGGCCAGGCCGGCCAAACTGGTGCCGCAGACCGCGGAAGCCATGCCGGAAATCAGCGAAGACGGCAAGACCTATACCTTCCACATCAAAAAAGGCATTTACTTTTCTCCCGACCCGGCATTCAAGGGTGTACGCAGAGAACTGACCGCTGAAGACTATATATATACATTCAAGCGCGTTCTCGATCCGCAAAGCCGTTCGGTACACGCTAGTTTCCTGGCAGGCAAGATCGTCGGCCTCGACGACCTCGCCGCCCAGGCGCAAAAAAGCGGCCACTTCAATTACGATGCCCCGGTTGCCGGCTTGCAGGCGCCAGACCGCTACACCTTGCGCGTCACCCTCAACGCCAAGGACTACAACTTCCTGAATATCATGGCTTATTCTGCCTTCGGTGCAGTGGCCCAGGAAGTCATCAGCACCTACGGCGCGCAAAGCGGACAGCATCCGGTCGGCACCGGCCCATACATGCTGCAAACCTATGTCCCGCGCAGCAAGATCGTGCTGGTCGCCAATCCTGAATACCGCGGCTTTACCTGGGACTTCAAGCCGTCCTCCGACGCCATCGACAAGCAAATCGTCAAAGACATGCAGGGCAAGAGGATGCCTCAGGTCGGCAGGGTCGAGATCAACATCATAGAAGAAGAGCAATCGCGCTGGCTGGCGTTCCAGGGCAAGCAGATCGACTTCGACAAGATGCCGCAACTGGCTGCCCCGACAGTATTGGACGGCGACAAGCTGAAGCCGGAATACGCAGAACAAGGCATCCAGCTGCAGCGCGTGGTTGACGCCGGCGTTACCTACACCGTAATGAACTATAAGGATCCGACCATCGGCGGCAACAGCCTCGACCGGATCGCCCTGCGGCGCGCAATCACCATGGTGTACGACAACAAGCAGGAAGTTTCCATCTTGCGCAACGGCCAGGCCACCAAGCTGGAAATGTTCATTCCGCCAGGCGTGGTCGGCTACGATCCGACTTACCGCAACAGCGTCGCCTACGATCCGGCGCTGGCCAACAAGCTGCTGGATCATTTCGGCTACAAACGCGGCGCCGATGGCTACCGCACCATGCCGGACGGCAAACCGCTGCTGCTGAAATTCACGCGCGAGCAAGCGGTGTTCTACCAGGAAATGTCGGAACTGTGGAAACGCGGCCTGGACAAGATCGGCATCCGCTCCGAATTCATCATCAATAATTTCGCCGACAACCTGAAAGCCGCCACCCAGTGCAAGCTGATGCTGTGGGGCGCCGCTTGGATGGCCGACTATCCGGAAGGGCAGAATTTCATGCAATTGCTGTATGGCCCGAATGTCGGCCAAGGCAATCATGGCTGCTATAGCTCGCCAACCTACGACGCACTGTACCAAAAAGCCATTGCCTTGCCGCCCGGCCCTGAGCGCAACCAGCTCTACCTGCAGATGAATCGACAGATCGAAGCCGACTCGGCCGTGGTGGTGAACACTACCCGCATCCGCAGCTGGCTGGCGCGTCCATGGGTCAAGGGCTTCAAGAAGCACCCGATCCTGCACGCCGAATGGCAGTACATCGACGTCGACAAACACTAA